One region of Desulfobacterales bacterium genomic DNA includes:
- a CDS encoding tetratricopeptide repeat protein: MDKPEFSDLVVSLDEIRGMDIDALFQKAVLFINTSGIEWKKTAYVMFKEIIYRDSNYSSGNGETPHFYLGNLEFFRKDDPESAIAHYTKELEMNPNDTWSYFYRGECWMDLKNYKKALSDYEQVARLDPSFPDIKEKIEAAKNHSEAT; this comes from the coding sequence ATGGACAAGCCGGAATTTTCAGACTTAGTTGTCAGCCTCGATGAAATACGAGGCATGGATATAGATGCATTGTTTCAGAAAGCCGTTCTTTTTATCAATACAAGCGGGATAGAGTGGAAAAAAACAGCGTATGTAATGTTCAAAGAAATTATCTACCGGGATTCAAATTACAGTTCTGGAAATGGTGAAACCCCACACTTCTATTTAGGAAACCTGGAATTTTTTAGGAAGGATGATCCCGAATCTGCAATTGCTCATTATACCAAAGAATTGGAAATGAATCCTAATGATACGTGGTCATATTTTTACCGAGGTGAGTGCTGGATGGATTTGAAAAACTATAAGAAAGCATTGTCGGACTATGAACAAGTGGCCCGACTTGATCCAAGTTTTCCTGATATTAAAGAAAAAATTGAAGCGGCTAAAAACCATTCCGAGGCAACATGA
- a CDS encoding universal stress protein, giving the protein MDAKKILWPTDFSGISEKALPYVKSLTQYGAEVHVLYVIEDIAHHDGWYGSFEGKHVKELMEHLSKTATKRLGQICEKYLDSCPLYIKHIAIGDPAKEILKLIEKEKLDIVVMASHGEKGNFRFGSVAEKVVKNSPVPVTIIPVELNQ; this is encoded by the coding sequence ATGGACGCGAAAAAGATATTATGGCCGACAGACTTTTCAGGAATATCTGAAAAAGCCTTACCTTATGTAAAATCGCTCACCCAATACGGAGCAGAAGTCCACGTTCTTTACGTAATTGAGGATATTGCCCACCATGATGGGTGGTATGGTTCCTTTGAGGGAAAACATGTCAAGGAACTCATGGAACATCTTAGCAAAACAGCAACTAAACGGTTGGGACAAATCTGTGAAAAGTACCTTGATAGCTGTCCACTTTACATCAAACATATAGCAATAGGTGACCCCGCTAAAGAGATTCTAAAGTTGATCGAAAAGGAGAAGTTGGATATAGTGGTTATGGCTAGCCATGGGGAAAAGGGCAATTTTCGCTTTGGCAGTGTGGCAGAAAAAGTCGTGAAGAATTCCCCTGTTCCGGTGACTATCATCCCCGTTGAGCTGAACCAATGA